The Pseudomonas sp. MH9.2 genomic interval CGCGCAGGAAGTTAGCACCCGCACGGTCCATCTTGTTTACGTAAACAAGACGCGGAACACCGTATTTGTTGGCTTGACGCCATACGGTTTCCGACTGAGGCTCAACACCCGAAGTGCCACAGAACACAACGACAGCGCCATCAAGTACGCGCAGCGAACGCTCTACTTCAATAGTGAAGTCAACGTGGCCAGGGGTGTCGATGATGTTGAAGCGATACTTGTCGAACTGCTTGGCAGAACCCGACCAGAAGGCCGTGGTTGCAGCGGAGGTGATAGTGATACCACGCTCCTGCTCCTGCACCATCCAGTCCATGGTCGCGGCGCCATCATGCACCTCGCCCATTTTGTGGTTTACGCCAGTGTAAAAAAGGACGCGCTCGGTGGTGGTGGTTTTACCAGCATCCACGTGAGCTACGATACCAATGTTACGGTAGCGGTTAATCGGAGTAGTACGAGCCATAAAGCCCTCGCAAAATTAGTGATGCCGAAATTAGAAGCGGTAGTGCGAGAAAGCCTTGTTGGCTTCAGCCATACGGTGCACGTCTTCACGCTTCTTAACTGCAGCACCTTTACCTTCAGCAGCGTCCATCAATTCGCCAGCCAAACGCAGAGCCATAGACTTTTCGCCACGCTTGCGCGCGAAGTCTACCAACCAGCGCATTGCCAGGGCGTTACGACGGGACGGACGAACTTCGACCGGAACCTGGTAAGTAGCACCGCCTACACGGCGCGACTTCACTTCGACCAGCGGAGCGATGGCGTCGAGAGCTTTCTCGAAGATTTCCAGGGGGTCGCTATTCTTGCGTTCTTTAACCTTTTCCAGCGCGCCATAAACGATACGCTCGGCAACGGCTTTCTTGCCGCTTTCCATCACGTGGTTCATGAACTTGGCCAGAATCTGGCTGCCGTATTTTGGATCGTCAAGCACATCGCGCTTGGCTGCTACGCGTCTTCTTGGCATGGATAAGCCCTCAAACGGTCTTCAGGTTAGCTCGGGACCACAGCGCTCTTGCGAGGTGCGCCCGACCTTACTCTTATCGACTCAGAAAAATAGAAATCTGCAATTTATCGCAAAAAACGGCCGATTACTTCGGACGTTTGGTACCGTATTTCGAACGACCTTGGTTACGACCTTTAACGCCGGAAGTATCCAGGGAGCCGCGAACGGTGTGGTAACGAACACCTGGCAAGTCTTTTACACGACCGCCACGAATCAGTACGACGCTGTGCTCTTGCAGGTTGTGACCTTCACCACCGATGTACGAGGAAACCTCGAAACCGTTGGTCAGGCGCACACGGCATACTTTACGCAGTGCCGAGTTTGGTTTTTTCGGCGTAGTTGTATACACACGGGTGCATACGCCACGACGTTGCGGGCAGTTCTGCAGCGCAGGTACGTCGGATTTCTCGACGATACGCTTACGCGGCTGACGTACCAGC includes:
- the rpsG gene encoding 30S ribosomal protein S7 — encoded protein: MPRRRVAAKRDVLDDPKYGSQILAKFMNHVMESGKKAVAERIVYGALEKVKERKNSDPLEIFEKALDAIAPLVEVKSRRVGGATYQVPVEVRPSRRNALAMRWLVDFARKRGEKSMALRLAGELMDAAEGKGAAVKKREDVHRMAEANKAFSHYRF
- the rpsL gene encoding 30S ribosomal protein S12, with the protein product MATINQLVRQPRKRIVEKSDVPALQNCPQRRGVCTRVYTTTPKKPNSALRKVCRVRLTNGFEVSSYIGGEGHNLQEHSVVLIRGGRVKDLPGVRYHTVRGSLDTSGVKGRNQGRSKYGTKRPK